One stretch of Chryseobacterium fluminis DNA includes these proteins:
- a CDS encoding TolC family protein, producing the protein MKKLNHKSIGYGTAFLVMASCAAPKVAGLRKARELPGEIVSTHQGSVVFQEINLKAYFTDQHLLELFDKVVQANPDFQIARQRVEIANSFLQRSKMDLLPSLEIGASASGDRYGKYTMEGVGNYDTNLSPNITEDQKINRDFTPNYWLGARSSWEIDAWGKLKNKKLAAQKKYLASAEGLRLLQVELFTDIANLYYQLVALDNRLAIYEKNYSLQQRAFEIVLAQREVGKATELAVQQFKAQNNNWLAEIEHIKVEIVTVEQAMTTLTGSYGGEIRRGSVLMPTNMEILNKNINVEAVIHSRPDVASNYYVLESSQADAKAAKAAFYPRIDLGAGFGLNAFSAGTFFNPASLAGQLLGGLMVPVFNKGQLKHEFNVATSEQEIAFLNYQKSVTTAFNELQSILKQTRIYEKVLKLKAEEVGFLDRGVEVSNDLYVTGYANYFELINSQKSKLQAELDLLQFRHQNTRNNVLLFKALGGKLN; encoded by the coding sequence ATGAAAAAATTAAATCATAAAAGTATAGGGTATGGAACGGCATTTCTGGTTATGGCATCATGTGCAGCACCCAAAGTCGCCGGGCTCAGAAAAGCAAGAGAACTGCCCGGTGAAATCGTCAGTACACATCAGGGCTCTGTCGTGTTTCAGGAGATCAATTTAAAGGCCTATTTTACCGATCAGCATTTGCTGGAGCTTTTCGATAAAGTAGTACAGGCCAACCCTGATTTCCAGATTGCCCGGCAGCGGGTGGAAATTGCCAACAGCTTTCTGCAGCGTTCAAAAATGGACCTGCTTCCGTCCCTGGAAATCGGAGCTTCTGCTTCGGGGGACCGGTACGGAAAGTATACCATGGAAGGCGTCGGAAATTATGATACTAATCTTTCCCCGAATATTACGGAAGATCAGAAAATAAACCGTGATTTTACGCCCAATTACTGGCTGGGTGCAAGAAGCAGCTGGGAAATCGATGCCTGGGGAAAGCTGAAGAATAAAAAGCTGGCTGCCCAGAAAAAGTACCTCGCATCGGCAGAAGGACTGCGGTTATTGCAGGTGGAGCTGTTCACCGATATTGCGAATTTATATTACCAGCTGGTAGCGCTTGACAACCGGTTGGCCATTTATGAAAAAAATTACAGCCTGCAGCAGAGAGCTTTTGAAATTGTCCTTGCGCAGCGGGAAGTGGGAAAAGCAACAGAACTGGCCGTTCAGCAGTTTAAGGCTCAGAATAACAACTGGCTGGCAGAGATTGAACATATTAAAGTTGAGATTGTTACCGTAGAACAGGCGATGACTACCTTAACCGGAAGCTATGGCGGAGAAATCAGGCGGGGAAGTGTTTTAATGCCAACGAATATGGAAATTCTGAACAAAAACATCAATGTAGAAGCCGTCATCCATTCCAGACCGGATGTCGCATCCAACTATTATGTCCTGGAATCTTCCCAGGCAGACGCAAAAGCGGCAAAGGCAGCCTTTTATCCCAGGATCGATCTGGGGGCAGGTTTTGGACTGAATGCTTTTTCTGCAGGCACATTTTTCAATCCTGCTTCTCTGGCCGGACAGCTTTTGGGAGGTTTGATGGTTCCGGTTTTCAATAAAGGCCAGTTGAAACATGAATTCAATGTCGCTACCAGCGAGCAGGAAATTGCATTTTTAAATTATCAGAAGAGCGTGACCACAGCCTTTAATGAACTGCAGTCTATTTTAAAACAGACCCGGATTTATGAAAAGGTTTTAAAATTAAAAGCAGAAGAAGTCGGTTTCCTGGATCGGGGCGTTGAGGTCTCCAATGATCTGTATGTTACAGGATATGCCAATTATTTCGAACTGATCAATTCCCAGAAAAGCAAGCTGCAGGCAGAGCTGGATCTGCTGCAGTTCAGACATCAGAACACCCGTAATAATGTTTTACTTTTTAAAGCATTAGGCGGAAAATTAAATTAA